The DNA segment catcataggcagtccctcgaaatcgaggaagacttgctgccactctaaaaatgagttcttaggtgagtgaatagtccaatatgggacttacagtctctgtcgcaggtgggacagacagtcgttgaaggaaagggtgggtgggactggtttgtcgtacgatccttctgctgcttgcgcttggtttctgcatgctctcggcgatgagacacgaggtgctcagcaccctcccggatgcacttcctccacttagggcagtttttggccagggactcccaggtgtcggtggggatgttgcattttatcaaggagactttgatggtgtccttcaaacattttctctgcccatcttgggttcgcttgccgtgtaggagttccaagtagagcgcttgctttgggagttttgcgtcaggcatgcgagcaatgtTGCCCGCCCAGCgacctggttgagtgtggtcagtgttttgatgctggggatgttggcctggtcgaggacgctaacgttggtgcatctgtcctcccaggggatgtgcggagatatcgttggtggtatcactacagccctgtagaccatgagcttggtggcaggtttgagggtctgatctttgaacactcttttcctcaggcggcaaaaggctgcactgacacactggaggcggtgttgaatctcgttgttcatgtctgcccttgttgatattaggctcccgagatatagaaagtggtccacgttgtccagggccgcgccatggattttgatgactagggggttagtgctgtgtggcggggtcaggctggtggaggacctttgtcttatggatatttagtgtaaggcccatgcttttgtttgcctcatgaagatgttgactatgacttggagttcagtctctgaatgtgcgcagatgcaggtgttgtcctcatactgtagttcgacgacagaagttgggatggtcttggatctggcatgGAGATGACAGAGGTTGAACCGGCTCCCACtgcttttgtagtttagttccacttcagcagtgagcttgttgtcatgtatgtaacctttatgtaacaacactgcaatacttatatacgtaagaaatgcacaccttgaccacaggggatgaacttgtgggagacactcctcacctggtcacccaggtatataaagggaggtcccatgcagggtcatcacttcttggtcctgtgaataaaggttcaggtcatggagtgaccttgtccatagaatgtgcctcatgtggatttgtggtattgtgtaaggactttacattggcgacgagaaatgggaatcaacgacccacgagtatgaccaccagcagcacagataaacagtactgtgttggtgaggactggggcaatttcattgagaggctccagcagagttttgtcacaaaggactggctgggagacgcagcatccgacaagcgaagggctcatctgctgaccagctgtgaacctaagacttacgcgcttacgaaagacctgctagcacccgagaagccggcggacaaaaccttcgaagagctcagcaaactaatcggtgagcacctcaaaccggcgagcagtgtacacatggcccgacacagattctatacacactgacgttgggaaggacagagcataccggatttcattacggacctccggcgcttggccagcctctgtaagttcacagacgcctgcaggggggagatgctaagggatttctttattgagggcatcggtcatgctgggcttTTCAGAAAGCTAACTGAGacgaaggacttgaccttggaagcggcggtgttgatggctcagacttttatggtagGGGAGGAGAAAACCAAGATAAAATACGCGCGCAATTCCtcctccaatgtggcgatggatcagggagtcaatatcataaacgcaacacagagccccgcaggcaggcaagggcagttcgacacaccccaggcagcaatagacccaagaataAGTCtccaatagagacaatggcaagctgaacagacatttacgccccccccccccccccccagtggacaatgcggcccgggatggggccattgacacccactaacagggtgctcaagagcagttaaagggacaatcagcgagcaatgccttgcaacagctcttttgttcacagcaatgggaatctcagctcatgctggaggtgtgggggcaaacactccaccaggacttgcaggtttcaacagttcgtctgcagaaattgtaacctcagtggccatttagccagaatgtgcagaaagcctgtaaccaggctaatatacgaggcagatgaaccagatgaggggtctgcgaggcaggatgacgcttggggcaaatcaatggacgctgaagttcagcgggttcatgtggcaaacattcacagctcatattccaaagcaccacctatgatgatgaaagtcctattaaacggcatccctgtacgcatggagctggacacaggggctagccagtcactcatgagtgttcaacaattcaaaatgctgtggccactcaaagccagcagacccaaactagaacgcattgagacgcaattacagacgtacatCAAAGAAattattccagtgctaggcagtgcaatgttggcggtcacacacaatggatcagtgaaccggctgccactctggattgtcccggggaatggtcctgcactgttgggaaggaactggttagctgagatgaactggaaattgggggatgtgcacgccatgtcatctgtggagcgaagttcatgctcacaggtcctacagcaatttgagtcattatttcaatctggcatcgcgacattcaaaggtaccaaagtatgcatcaccctggacgccagaccagtgcaccacaaagaagAGCTGTgcaatatgtgatgcgggagaaaattgagagcgagttggactggttgctgagagagggcatcatctcgcccattgaattcagcgactgggcaagccccatcgttcccgtcctaaaagcggatggctcggtcaggatctgtggcgactacaaggccactatcaaccgggtgtccctacaagaccaatacccgcacccgagagcagaggacctttttgccacgctggcaggtggcaagctgttcaccaagttggacctcacttcagcctacatgacccaagaactggccaacgaatctaaactactgaccaccatcactacacacaagggactgttcatttataacaggtgcccgtttggcattcggtcagcggccgcgacttttcaaagaaacatggaaagcctgctcaaatccattcctagaacaatcgtatttcaggacaacatccccatcacgagtcgtgacactgaggaacaactccacaacctggaggaggtgctttgccgactggaccgggtaggcctgcgactcaagaagtctaaatgtgtatttttggctcccgaggttgagttcctgggcaggagggttgctgcagatgggattcaaatagaggcaattcgacgagcgcccaggcccggcaacacatcggagttgcgttcatttctgggactcttgaactttttcgggaactttctgccgaacctaagcacgttgttggagctgcttcacgtgctcctgcataagggttgtgattggttttggggggactgtcaagaacaggttttcaatcgggcgcggaacctaattTGTTCaagtaagttgttgaccctgtacgaccgcagtaagaaattggttctgacatgtgatgcattgtcctatggggttgggtgcatgttgcagcagggtaatgctgagggccaactacaacctgtggcttatgcctccaggttgctctctcaagctgaacagggatatgggatggttgagaaggaagcactcgcatgtgtctatggggtgaaaaagatgcatcaatacctttttggcaggaagttcgacttagaaacggaccacaagccgttaacatccctgttgtcagacagcaaggccgtcaatgccaatgcgtcagcccgcttacagcgatgggctctcacgctcgctgtatatgactacaccatccggcccagcactgaaaattgcgctgacgcgctcaacaggcttccactggccaccaccgagggggcagtggagcaaagcgctgagatggtcatggctgtcgatgcttttgatagtgcaggctcccccatcacagcccgccagatcaaaatctggaccaacagagatcccctcctatccttgattaagaaatgtgtcctgactggggattgggcgcccgcacaaagagcatgccctgaggaggtcagaccgtttcgcaggcggatggatgagctctccatccaagctgactgcctagtatggggcagccgggtagtcatgccccagaagggcagggaggcattcatcggggaactcctcagcgagcatccaggcatcgtgctgatgaaggccattgcccggtcacatgtgtggtgaccgggaattgattcagacctggaacactgtgttcgcaggtgcatgatgtgtgcccagctgggtaatgccccagggaggccccgctcagtccgtggccctggcccaccaggccatggtcacgtattcacgtagactacacgggcccgttcatgggaaaaatgtttctcattgtagttgatgcgtacttgaaatagatcaagtgcatcatactgaattcgtgcacgacatccaccaccgtggagagtctgcatgcggtctttgcgacccacggcttgccggacatccttgttagcaataatggcccatgtttcataagctacgaattccgggagttcatgtcggttaatggcattaaccatgtcaggacagcaccattcaagccagcctccaatggccaggcagaacgtgcggtccaaaacataaagcaaggcatgctccggattcaaggaccctcccttcaatgccgcctatcgcgcctcctgctggcctataggtcccgaccgcacttgctcacgggagtcccgcccacggatctactcatgaaacgaacactcaaaactcggctgtccctcattcatccaatcctgtctgacattgttgagggcaagcgcctgtcccaaaacgagtaccatgaccgaaattcaagggggagatgcatagaaattgatgcccccgtatttgttctcaatcatgctttggggcccaaatggcttgagggtaatagacaaagaggggaatagggtcatagtggttaaaattaacaataagagatatgaggaggaatttcttcagtcagaggattgtgaatttttggaattctctgccccagagggctgtcgatgctgagtctctgaatatattcaaggttgagatagatagatttttggagtctagggcaatcaagggatatagagatctggcagggaagtggagttgaggtcaatgatcagccatgatcttattaaatggcagaacaggctcgaggggctgtatagcctactcctgctactatttcttatgttcttatgttcttaaaactggttacatctctaactttaccCAGTtcggatgaaaggtcattgaccagaacctttaactctgtttctgcctccacagatgctgcctgacccgctgagtatttccagcatttcctgtttttacttCAAAAGAGCTGGTTGCTTGGTAGCTTTGGCAGAAATGCTGTTAAAAATGACTTTATTACGATAATGTAGTTGGTGAAACTTGGCTGCTGAAGAATGGTTTTTGAGGTTTTTTCTCTCTCTAGCTTGCTAAAAGCTTCAGCATTGATGCTGGTACTGTGGAGATGTGCTTGGACCATCAGCCCTATATGGACAAGTGTGTTGCCATTATGGATACACCTGAAGAGGAGGAAGAATGCCAACAGGTTAAGTAGGCAGTGGGTACTCTGCCGTTGCCCTGGAGAACCAGCTGCCAGAAATCTGTGAGCGCTGTTCAAAAGGAATTCTTTAACCTGAAATGAGATCTGTGTCCATTACCAAATCAGTCCTGCCATCATGGTCCCcttttaaaagaaagaacttgcatttacatagtgcctttcaggaAATCCCAAAGCACTTTCAGCCAATGAATTAGCTTTGAAGATAGACACTGTTGTTTAGTAGGAAACTACATCATTCATTTGCTAACATCTAACTCTTCTCCACAACAGACTCCCATTTGGAAAACATTTGCAAGCCATTTTGGTATTCTTTTTCACAGGCTCCCCCACCTTGCCGAGATCACTCTGCAGATATCCATTTGGTTACATGTTATTGAAAACAGATCTGTATACCTTTTATTTTAGCCACCATGCCTCCTCTTGCCTACAATTATGAGCTCTTTTTAATCGTAACCTCTTTTCTTCAGTGTTCCCTCATGctattcaacgtttacaccagtgagCTGCCCGACACAGAGTCCTGCAAGTTCGGCAATGaagacattgccttggccacgcaaaacacAAATCTGTCCTTCACtgaagagaccctgaccagtgatttacagaggatgaagGTCTACTTCCGCTGATGGTGACTCCGGCCAAACCTACAAAAGACCGTCACcttgacattccacctcaacacccattaaGCAAACAAAGCTTTGAAAGTCTCTTTTTGCAGCACAGAGGTAAACTATGCCAAAAACCCGTCCTATCTAGGAGTCACGCTTCATCACACCCcgttcatatagacaacatctccagaaccttgggaagaaactaaatagTTGGGTCATCTTGATCCAGAAACTTgccagatccacatggggagcagacgctcaaaccctccatagggcagcactcgccctggtataCTCTACAGCGCAGTAGTGCTCTCTAGcatgtccgcatgtcaaatccgttaaTGTCcaactgaattctactatgagaattatcaccggtatgccttggctgcccatgcttgcaaCCATTGCAGTACCACATCTACACCGCGAATaaacagtctccagagaatacaaccactacaccagcaaagacatgccgatccaggccgacttgaacaacctaccaccaacctgtctcaaatctagaaggccattttggaccgtcgctgaaacgatctcccctcagccttgatgaccgatggtgaaatgcttggaacgactgcaacatacggaatggatttcttatagaggatcccacagtacaaactgaaggatcaaaccttcctcgccaaCAGTGGACAATCATCAACCTCCTcacaactggtcatggtagatgttgccaccttctccatagatggaagattaaagcatccccatcatgcgactgcggAGTGCCTAATCAGAACCTagtgcacatcattgagcactaccCTCAaatgaaatttgcaggcagcctacaagatatccaggcTGTTTCACCGGAAGCTTTGgtttggatatccaacttagatattgatgtttgatttgctttgctactaccatacaaaagagGAGGAAGAGTGCTCCCTCAGTGGCAGAAGGTTCCGAGTTGGATAGGTAATGGTTTCCAGCAGGAACCTTGAGGATTGAGGCCGCACCTCATTGTCtttgattatagaaacatagaaacatagaaactaggtgcaggagtaggccattcggcccttcgagcctgcaccgccattcaattagttcatggctgaacatgcaacttcagtaccccattcctgctttctcgccataccccttgattccccctagtagtaaggactacatctaactcctttttgaatatatttagtatatTCATCTTGAAGAAGAAAATAGAGTGTGTGAAAGCACTCTGCTCATAATCATAGGGAATACAACCCATTTTTAGAAAACATTTCTTAATGAGGGTGATAGCAGGTGAACAAAGTGAGAGAAAAAATAAATCTGATAAGAAACGTGAGCAGGAGATGGAAGGGGGCATGAAGGTAATGTGTTACCTCCCACATCTTGCTGGTAAATTGTAGATGGTGCCCAAAATAGTAACGGTAAAATGGTTGGAAATGGGAAACCTGGTTATTGCAGTATATTGTTTCAAGGAATGGCTGCCTCATGTTACCATGGTTACCtgatgaggtcattgaacttctttcatTATTGAGCAGCAACTTGGGGCTTCTTGCAAATGACCCTCAGTGCCAAGGCAATTTCCTTTCACTGGGTCGGATCATCCTCCTCATGGGCCTCCTTCCCTTCACAGTGAAAAGCTGGGCCTTCCTGTATCACATTACAACCACTAACACCTCAACTGAAGGGTCTGTAAATTGGGGCACTGATCGAAATTGATTCAGAGTCAAAATGGTTCTCATGCCCCCTTGGACTGCTGCAGTACTTGCAGTGCAAAACTGTGATGGAGCCAATTGAACCGATCAAGTTATTGCCATTAAACAATTAACACTGAATCATTATAAAACTATTTAGGTGAATTGCTTGGAGAAACTGCATTTCAAAATATACATTTCAATTATAAAAATATAAAAATCAATTAAAGAATGTGTCAGTTAGATAGCGAGTGTGCAGAGAAAATTCTATAAGAAACaatccacacacacaaactttaaAAATTGTATTGATCGTCAACATAAATATTTCTATTCAGAGTTAAAGAATACTAATCATGAAAAATGAAGTATCAAGTAGGCAATCCGAGAATTATGAACTATTTCTTATCCCAGTCTTTTGGATTTTCTATCAAAAAATTGCATATATGAGCTAGAACAGCATTAACCTTATATTGATAAATGCACTAGCATTTTGATTGCACAATAGAATTGCATAATGTTCTGTCATTTTCTGTCAAATTAAATATATGCTAATTAGTGAAACATTTGACCAGAAAGAAGGAAATGTAAGAATTAGAGGTAACTTCAATTAACCAGGAAGAAATTTCTGCAGTTTGGAAATGAAAGTGTTAAAATATTATTCAACAAAATAGTATAACTCTTCTTTGTGATGGGCGGACAGAAGTGAGCCACAAATGGCTGAATGTTTAACATGTGTTTATCTTAGTGCTCAAACACAGAAGAGTGATGCCCAGTGATAGGGAGTTGGGTCCCACCTACCAATCATTCAACCTATTACATTGGGATTTTAGTCTGGGATGTGCCCCATTCCAGACTATAAAAATCAGATAGAAACTGAAGATCAACACAGCTTTCTTCTACGAGAAGCAGCCTTGAGATCGTAACAGACAAAATGGTGCAATGGCAGGCAGCCGAGAGAGCTCACATCAACAAAGTGTTTAGTAGCATCAAGCCTACGTTAGTTACCGCCAAAGCCCTTGCAAGGTATGGTGAAAAcggatttttattttaaatgtaattcATACTTTGTATTTTTAAGCAAGATTACTGTGAAGGATGTTTACTTCACAATAGTTGTCTAAATATTGCGATAGGGTAAGGGAATTAGTATTAAAGGTTTCACTGAAGTTCCGGTCAAACCCATGTAAAGTTTAACTTTCCTTGGTTCAAACTGATTTATTGATTAGCTTTGATATTTTAATTCAATTCTGAACCTGACATAAAGTTGGATTATTGTGCTTTTTCCCCGCTAGGTTGTTTTTTGTCTATCCCTGGACTAAGAAATACTTTAAATTTGAGGAACAATTTAACTACGACGATGAGAAAGTTAAAATCCATGCAGAGAAAGTGGTATTTGCTCTGAATAAGGCCATCGGCAATTTGGACGATGTCAAGTCCGAATTTTCCAAACTCAGCAGGGACCACGCTAAAACGTTCAAAGTGGATCCCGAAAACTTCAAGGTAGGAAACTGATCTTGTTAAATAGACGTTCCATTTACACTAAAGTTCATTGTAAATGCAACCTAATCCCAGAGTCAGAGCATGACATGACATCCAAACAAAGTAGATTGTGATTCCCTCAAAAAGGTTGCGAAGGAGGATATCTGGTTTTCACTGGAACAGGGAGTCTCACTGCACTTTTGCTGTAAAGTCAGGTGGGACCATAACTCTGGATATGGAGCAACATGTTTGGAAAACTTGAACTGCTTCAACCGGTAACAACTTGTCATCGACACCCCTCCTTGACTTGTACCCTGGTCTGCACAGGAACACAAGCTGATGTTAAACAAAACTGTTTTTCACTATTCCTTGGGGGCAGAGCTTTTTCCTGTAATGTTTAACTTTCCCGTATAATATTCTATGCCGGTCATTGGGTGCTTTGAGTTTTAAATTCAGCCCAGTAGGGCAAGCTTTGTTTCAATTTGTATGATGGGTTTTTCTTTTGTTTTACAGCTGCTGTCTAGCTGCTTGCTCATCGAACTGGCCCAAACCTTGCAGAAGGACTTCACCCCTGAAGTTCATGCATCTTTCAATAAATTTTTGAATGTGGTAGTTGATGCTCTGTCCAAAGAGTACCATTAAATTTTCAACTTCGTGGATTCTTCATCCTTGATCAAGAAATGCAATCCTTGAAAATATGCAATATTAACATTT comes from the Pristiophorus japonicus isolate sPriJap1 chromosome 15, sPriJap1.hap1, whole genome shotgun sequence genome and includes:
- the LOC139225921 gene encoding hemoglobin subunit beta-like, which codes for MVQWQAAERAHINKVFSSIKPTLVTAKALARLFFVYPWTKKYFKFEEQFNYDDEKVKIHAEKVVFALNKAIGNLDDVKSEFSKLSRDHAKTFKVDPENFKLLSSCLLIELAQTLQKDFTPEVHASFNKFLNVVVDALSKEYH